ttaattacaattattattttctgAAATCTCATCGTAAATAATTACACAATATATATTTCCGTCCATAATTATTAAGTAATTATAAGGTgttgatattaattataataaaatatgtagtgtaaatgtaatatgtaaaaataatgtACAATTATGGCAACATTAAAGTAactttttacaaaaattaaaaaatgtatgaatcctcagtttaaaatgtaaattttaaaagTGTGAGACAAgcatacaaaataaatatatatgtcaaAAGAGTAGTATGTTGACTAATAAAAACTTTTCTCAGaaaatttcgtttgtttttttctttttcctaatTTACTTAACaaactaaatattaattttcttacaaaaaatgatataaataagATTCATCATTTTGATGAATAGACTAGATTATTATTTAATGTAGTGATAATATGTCAGTAGTATAAAATATGCTCATTTAGGACATatagaatatatcatatattattacatatctTTTTCAACTAACAATGTATCCGTCAAATATGTAACTTTAAATAGCCgggaaaaatgtaatttctctGATGGTAGGTTCACCGTCCATGCCATTATACGAATATCACGATTATACCATTTTCTTATAATATACCTAAaatagatatatataatatatatgtatatatatatatatgaatatgagTAGAATATTGTGTTCTCTACAATAACTACACATAATTACTTAATACGATGTTTGGAACTGAATATCTAAATACATACTGATTCAGTACATCTTtatgcaataatagagtagatACACccacaatataatatataaaacagTGGAACATCCATGCATAAATATGGTCGAATAAGCAAACTGCTATATGTTTAAATGGATTGTTATATTTTGTTGGACCTGGACCATCTGAACCTGAATATGATACTCTTGAAAAATAATGTGGTCTCCATGCAAGACCTGCTACAATTCGAGGTTCCTTTCTTCTAATCTGTAATAACAAAGTTATTATTTGACATACCCATGATCAATAACAGTCATTTTGATATTATTCTTTTTAACATATGTTTTTACCATATATACAATAATAGGATTAAAACTGGATACAATTGCTCTTTGATACAACTTTGGATACTTTTTATATGTATCTAAAATTACTTGCACAATCTCCATTCTTGATTCTTTTATATCAATAATTATTCTTTGTTCATTTGATAAACATGTTTCTACAGCCTCACAAAGTAATGGAATTTTTTCACCTTCAATAAATTTATCCCTGTAATACATAAAAAGAAATtgcatttaaatataatttcaataacatttttgtaagaaaagaatatataatgttttatttaCTTAAGTGGATGATTATGGGCAATATCTAATTGTTTTAATTGATCCCAAGTCATATCCTTAACATTACCAGTTTTTCCAGTAACTCTATCAATTGTTAAATCATGAAATATTATGGGCACATTATCTTTTGTAAGACATAAATCAAGTTCAACAGCAGTACACCCTCTTTCTTTgctctataaaatattttacaactGATCAATgtcttatatataatttaatttataaaagatAAACTAAAAAATGTATTGTTTTCACTAAAGTAATAAATTTTTTGTTAGTAACTACTATATTAGTATTCATGTTTACATTAtaaaatagtatataaaattgtttttGTTATAAGGTATCTAATATtttaaagtaattaataaaaaacaaaTGAATTTGTTATCTTTTACTGGAACAATCATCTAATGAAAAACAAAAagcattattatatataagatTTTACATTACGAAAGGCTGTTAGGCTGTTCTCAGGAAAATCATATCCTCCACCACGATGAGCCACCACTCGCATGCAATATTGTTCTCCATTACCATGATCTTTGGACATGGTATTATCTTTTTTCAATGAAAGAGGATTTACACCAAGCACTTCTTGCACAATGTTTAAATTTGGTGGTGGAATCCTGGCTATTTTTAGTCCAACTGCGATAATGAGAGAACCCCAAACAATCCATGGTATGCAAAAGTTATAAAAAACACTTATCAAGATACTCCAAGTAACTTGTAAAGATATCCATAATAAAGCACTGTTCAAAATTAGTTCAATAATTCCATGCATCCTTTAGAGAAACCTTTAGTCTTGTTAACGTTTTTAAAAGAAAATGTGAGTTATTAACTCTACGCATACAAAAACTTCAACTATGATATTGCTGTACAGCACACTTTATTACTTGGAAATGTAATTTTGCACATTCTTGTCGACACTCTCTAAACTTCTTAATATATATAGCTATGTCTGATAACGTTTGTTTACATTACAGTATCAATGTTGAAcagatatataatttaatatctttATGTCCCTGAAACATTAAACATTTCTTTAATGACATGTATCCTAAACGTATTTAAATCTTAAATACCAAATACTATTTGATTATTTAGAAactgttaattataattatattctatcaattttattgtattttataatataattacggTAAACGTTGTTGACAATTACTAAGTTCGTCTTGTTAAACATTTCTAAGTAACgcaaaatttaatttgaattgtaattaattataaacatTGTTATAATACCAAAATTAAGTTTATGTGAAAGATACTTATCAAACAATATTaacttttttatataataaaaatacatagaTGCATACGTAACATATAGTCACGCATTGGCGCTACTAATGGTTCACTATATGTAAGTATGTACCTACTACACTGTCGATCGTCACCATCTAAACCAAGGTTCACTACAAACTACATCTACAACCAATTAATAAAGTATGTACACATAGGATGACTAAACAAGTACATTTATAATagcaaaattaatttaatactttatataatttgatttactattaatatatataaaattattaattacatattatttaattcGGAAAATAAAGATATGATTAAGTAATACCAGGTAATATTGAATGAAATGGAAGCAATTCAGttacttaatataatattttacatttagtatcatatattgaaaaattattgTGTATAAAAAAGATGTTTATTGTTTAGAGTAAGTATATAAATAAACAAAGAATGTACAAATAAAAGTTAATCAGGAGAACAGTACATttaaatcaaagaaaaataatGGGAGATTCATTAGACTTTTTAACAAAGTATcataatatatctaataaacTTAGGAAGTAAGTATTTTGTTATCCATATTATTACTTTTATAGAATGATCTAGTCTTTCCTATAATAAAatcattattataattattaataatttaattttagacgGTTTTTAAGAAAACCAAATGTTGCTGAAGCAAGTGATCAATTTGGTA
The Bombus affinis isolate iyBomAffi1 chromosome 2, iyBomAffi1.2, whole genome shotgun sequence genome window above contains:
- the LOC126928689 gene encoding glycerophosphodiester phosphodiesterase 1-like isoform X1, yielding MHGIIELILNSALLWISLQVTWSILISVFYNFCIPWIVWGSLIIAVGLKIARIPPPNLNIVQEVLGVNPLSLKKDNTMSKDHGNGEQYCMRVVAHRGGGYDFPENSLTAFRNSKERGCTAVELDLCLTKDNVPIIFHDLTIDRVTGKTGNVKDMTWDQLKQLDIAHNHPLKDKFIEGEKIPLLCEAVETCLSNEQRIIIDIKESRMEIVQVILDTYKKYPKLYQRAIVSSFNPIIVYMIRRKEPRIVAGLAWRPHYFSRVSYSGSDGPGPTKYNNPFKHIAVCLFDHIYAWMFHCFIYYIVGVSTLLLHKDVLNQYIIRKWYNRDIRIMAWTVNLPSEKLHFSRLFKVTYLTDTLLVEKDM
- the LOC126928689 gene encoding glycerophosphodiester phosphodiesterase 1-like isoform X2 — translated: MHGIIELILNSALLWISLQVTWSILISVFYNFCIPWIVWGSLIIAVGLKIARIPPPNLNIVQEVLGVNPLSLKKDNTMSKDHGNGEQYCMRVVAHRGGGYDFPENSLTAFRNSKERGCTAVELDLCLTKDNVPIIFHDLTIDRVTGKTGNVKDMTWDQLKQLDIAHNHPLKDKFIEGEKIPLLCEAVETCLSNEQRIIIDIKESRMEIVQVILDTYKKYPKLYQRAIVSSFNPIIVYMIRRKEPRIVAGLAWRPHYFSRVSYSGSDGPGPTKYNNPFKHIAVCLFDHIYAWMFHCFIYYIVGVSTLLLHKDVLNQYVFRYSVPNIVLSIL